A single Thermaerobacter sp. FW80 DNA region contains:
- a CDS encoding helix-hairpin-helix domain-containing protein: MGTGQDWPPAAVRRRDGAGYRLGGGRREETWVAGADGWAPAAVGGGGGGASQVAGTAGTARRAVATQPRDGPALDLPPAPPLPAVAPARGRAAGWLAPLVGLGLLAGIWSWRAIAGGGSPPLVLEASGPAGAPMAAAPGADGDGGSGEDARALDPDVARAPSNGGGGSQVDAPEGGGAAAVQASAQPASEAAVAWAVPYGGVAKGGAPLDAGPGAGGSAASPGAAADGAGTGSGAPPLVVHVTGAVAHPGVYVLSPGARVADAVTAAGGPAAGAALHALNLAAPLADGMRIQVPTQKEVEAGRFVPGQDGASAPAGTDGTGGAGPATGSARAGTPTRRVDVNRASAAELEALPGIGPALAQRIVADREVNGPFRRPQDLRRVAGIGEKTVAKLLPYITTGP; the protein is encoded by the coding sequence ATGGGAACCGGCCAGGATTGGCCCCCGGCCGCGGTCCGCCGGCGCGACGGGGCGGGGTACCGCCTTGGCGGGGGCCGCCGGGAGGAGACCTGGGTCGCGGGTGCGGACGGGTGGGCCCCGGCGGCCGTGGGGGGTGGCGGGGGAGGCGCCTCCCAGGTCGCGGGGACGGCCGGGACCGCCCGGCGGGCGGTCGCGACGCAGCCTCGCGACGGGCCGGCCCTCGACCTCCCACCGGCACCGCCCCTGCCCGCCGTCGCCCCGGCCCGCGGCCGCGCCGCCGGCTGGCTCGCCCCCTTGGTGGGCCTCGGCCTTCTAGCCGGCATCTGGTCGTGGCGCGCCATCGCCGGGGGAGGTAGCCCCCCGCTGGTCCTCGAGGCCAGCGGGCCCGCCGGGGCGCCGATGGCCGCGGCACCGGGGGCCGACGGGGATGGGGGGAGCGGGGAGGACGCCCGCGCCCTCGATCCCGACGTCGCCCGGGCGCCGTCCAACGGCGGCGGAGGGTCGCAGGTCGACGCGCCCGAAGGGGGCGGGGCCGCCGCCGTCCAGGCGTCCGCGCAGCCGGCGTCCGAGGCCGCGGTGGCGTGGGCGGTGCCGTATGGCGGTGTGGCCAAGGGCGGTGCCCCGCTGGACGCGGGACCGGGGGCCGGCGGGTCGGCGGCGAGCCCGGGGGCGGCGGCCGACGGGGCGGGGACAGGGAGCGGCGCCCCGCCGTTGGTCGTCCACGTGACCGGGGCCGTGGCCCACCCCGGTGTCTACGTGTTGTCTCCCGGGGCCCGGGTCGCGGACGCGGTCACGGCGGCGGGGGGACCGGCGGCGGGCGCGGCGCTGCACGCCCTGAATCTGGCCGCACCCCTGGCGGACGGCATGCGCATCCAGGTGCCGACCCAGAAGGAGGTGGAAGCCGGCCGCTTCGTCCCCGGGCAGGACGGCGCCAGCGCGCCGGCTGGGACGGATGGGACCGGCGGCGCGGGCCCGGCGACGGGAAGCGCCAGGGCCGGCACGCCGACCCGCCGGGTCGACGTCAATCGCGCCAGCGCGGCGGAGCTGGAGGCGCTGCCCGGCATCGGCCCGGCGCTGGCCCAGCGCATCGTGGCGGACCGCGAGGTCAACGGCCCCTTTCGTCGCCCCCAGGACCTCCGTCGCGTCGCGGGCATCGGCGAGAAGACCGTGGCGAAGCTCCTCCCGTACATCACCACGGGGCCGTGA
- a CDS encoding ComEC/Rec2 family competence protein, with protein sequence MAVGPAWAMAYGAAIGLWALLRWPLYHAGPPPGSPSPLRTVAEALGVGLALVAARAAWGVATGRAAAPRVATGRAGDDRPRRRAPWTRVPPVPRAVAGFGRLLGMAGSGAGLVGLAAACGWLAAETWALAAWRPVPWEGRAIRVTGRLGHPEVLTVTAIEGVSVSTRLRVDWAAGRRAGAGPAAHAADGRSQPGSRAGPPSPGAGQVVEVWGQLRRLRPATNPGGYDERAAGLRSGFAYELDVTRWRPLTPEGAAGLAGAPDGVGRWVRLGTVVDAALARLRGFLLDGLAVTLPPGPRGVAAALLLDERQGLSATAREALASTGLIHALAVSGQHVAMAAALATWLTTRARWLPGRRRLAAALLVVLYAGLTGGPPSVLRATATYLLAEAARGAGRAVAPVEMLVWAGFLQAAWRPLVLLDPGFQLSFAATAGLLVLGGPLQRAWRGRWHRWLGRRGGERQPLRLVGWAGDALAVTLAAQVAVLPVQVALFGRLPLSALVANLLVIPLSALGLGAAAVAATAGAVLAALPVSPGWEGRVATLAGLLGWPATASLTAMVRVAMAAGALPAASAQLAPAAAGWLAVGALWVLVQVGDARPRYARRLRPRRLPRARGLAPAGVAVVAALACSALSLRPPAPGTWVAWFLDVGQGDAILLRFPTGRSALVDAGGRALVAGATRYWPGSPPSIPDAVGEGTTVPVVRRLLGRGPDLLVVTHADRDHAGGAGAVMERLGTGAMWLGGLPGVPLDRALVDLARQRGVPIQRPEAGWAWHPAPGCRVDVLHPDPAAGEPRGAAPDAGAGARPPGPTTADATGWGKENDWSLVLRVGCGGPRLLLMGDLEQAGEEALLARGTDLAAEVLKVSHHGSRGATTAAFLAAVRPRIAVVSVGPNPYGLPHVETLARLRRAGIPVVRTDRAGAVAIRAGPGPQLVVRAMVPGSLAGLDGAARPR encoded by the coding sequence ATGGCGGTCGGGCCCGCGTGGGCCATGGCCTACGGGGCGGCGATCGGCCTCTGGGCGTTGCTGCGCTGGCCCCTCTATCACGCCGGGCCGCCCCCCGGGAGCCCATCGCCGCTGCGGACGGTGGCGGAGGCGCTCGGCGTGGGTCTGGCCCTGGTGGCGGCGCGAGCGGCGTGGGGGGTGGCGACGGGTCGCGCGGCGGCACCGCGGGTGGCGACGGGTCGCGCGGGCGACGATCGCCCGCGGCGGCGTGCCCCCTGGACTCGGGTGCCACCGGTGCCCCGGGCGGTGGCCGGGTTCGGTCGCCTTCTCGGGATGGCCGGGTCCGGTGCGGGCTTGGTCGGCCTGGCCGCGGCGTGCGGGTGGCTGGCGGCCGAGACGTGGGCCCTCGCCGCATGGCGGCCCGTTCCCTGGGAGGGCCGTGCGATCCGGGTGACCGGCCGCCTCGGACACCCCGAGGTGCTGACCGTCACCGCCATCGAGGGGGTGTCCGTGAGCACGCGGCTGCGGGTCGATTGGGCCGCCGGGCGGCGGGCCGGTGCCGGCCCCGCGGCTCACGCCGCGGACGGCCGATCCCAGCCAGGCTCGCGGGCCGGCCCCCCGTCGCCGGGGGCCGGTCAGGTCGTCGAGGTCTGGGGACAGCTGCGCCGCCTGCGTCCGGCCACGAACCCGGGGGGCTACGACGAGCGGGCCGCCGGCCTGCGCAGCGGGTTCGCCTACGAGCTGGACGTGACCCGGTGGCGGCCGCTGACCCCCGAGGGCGCGGCCGGGCTGGCGGGCGCACCGGACGGCGTCGGCAGGTGGGTGCGGCTCGGCACGGTGGTCGACGCAGCCCTCGCCAGGTTGCGCGGCTTCCTGCTCGACGGCCTGGCGGTGACCCTGCCCCCCGGTCCCCGGGGCGTCGCCGCCGCCCTGCTCCTGGACGAGCGCCAGGGCCTGTCGGCCACGGCGCGGGAGGCCCTGGCCTCGACGGGGCTGATCCATGCGCTGGCGGTATCCGGCCAGCACGTGGCCATGGCCGCTGCGCTGGCCACGTGGCTGACCACGAGGGCCCGGTGGCTGCCCGGCCGGCGCCGTCTCGCGGCCGCCCTCCTCGTCGTCCTCTACGCCGGCCTGACCGGGGGGCCGCCCTCGGTGTTGCGCGCCACGGCGACCTATCTGCTGGCGGAGGCGGCTCGCGGTGCCGGCCGCGCCGTGGCCCCGGTGGAGATGCTGGTCTGGGCCGGCTTCCTCCAGGCGGCGTGGCGGCCCCTGGTGCTGCTCGACCCCGGCTTCCAGCTGTCCTTCGCCGCGACGGCCGGCCTGCTGGTGCTGGGAGGCCCCCTGCAGCGGGCATGGCGCGGGCGGTGGCATCGATGGCTGGGCCGGCGGGGAGGGGAGCGGCAGCCCCTGCGCCTCGTCGGCTGGGCCGGCGACGCGCTGGCCGTCACCCTGGCCGCCCAGGTGGCGGTCCTGCCCGTCCAGGTGGCGCTGTTCGGCCGCCTGCCCCTTTCGGCCCTCGTTGCCAACCTACTGGTGATCCCGCTTTCTGCCCTGGGATTGGGGGCGGCGGCGGTCGCCGCAACGGCCGGGGCGGTCCTCGCCGCCTTGCCCGTGTCCCCCGGGTGGGAGGGCCGCGTGGCCACCCTGGCCGGCCTCCTCGGGTGGCCGGCGACGGCCAGCTTGACGGCGATGGTGCGGGTGGCCATGGCCGCGGGGGCGCTGCCCGCCGCCTCGGCCCAGCTGGCGCCTGCCGCGGCGGGATGGTTGGCCGTCGGCGCCCTGTGGGTGTTGGTCCAGGTGGGGGACGCGCGTCCCCGCTATGCCCGGCGTCTGCGCCCGCGCCGCCTGCCCCGGGCTCGGGGGCTGGCGCCGGCCGGGGTGGCCGTCGTCGCCGCCCTGGCGTGCTCGGCGCTCTCCTTGCGACCGCCGGCGCCGGGGACGTGGGTGGCATGGTTCCTTGACGTCGGTCAGGGCGATGCCATCCTCCTGCGGTTTCCCACGGGGCGCAGCGCCCTGGTGGACGCCGGCGGGCGGGCCCTCGTCGCCGGGGCCACGCGATACTGGCCCGGGTCACCGCCGTCGATCCCCGACGCCGTCGGCGAGGGGACCACCGTCCCGGTGGTGCGGCGGCTGTTGGGGCGGGGGCCGGATCTCCTGGTGGTCACCCATGCCGATCGCGACCACGCCGGCGGTGCGGGCGCCGTGATGGAGCGGCTCGGCACCGGCGCGATGTGGCTGGGCGGCCTGCCCGGTGTCCCCTTGGATCGAGCCCTGGTCGACCTGGCGCGGCAGCGGGGCGTCCCGATCCAGCGGCCGGAGGCGGGTTGGGCGTGGCATCCGGCCCCGGGTTGCCGGGTGGACGTGCTCCATCCCGACCCGGCCGCAGGGGAGCCGCGCGGCGCGGCGCCCGACGCCGGGGCGGGGGCGCGGCCCCCGGGTCCGACCACGGCCGATGCCACCGGTTGGGGGAAGGAGAACGACTGGTCCCTGGTCCTGCGGGTGGGGTGCGGCGGCCCCCGGCTGCTGCTCATGGGCGACCTCGAGCAGGCCGGTGAGGAGGCGCTGCTGGCGCGGGGAACCGACCTGGCTGCCGAGGTGCTCAAGGTGTCCCACCACGGGTCCCGGGGCGCCACCACCGCGGCCTTCCTGGCGGCCGTGCGGCCGCGCATCGCCGTGGTGTCGGTGGGACCGAATCCGTACGGGCTGCCGCACGTGGAGACGCTGGCCCGCCTGCGACGCGCGGGCATCCCCGTGGTGCGCACGGACCGCGCCGGGGCGGTGGCGATCCGGGCGGGCCCGGGGCCGCAGCTGGTGGTGCGGGCGATGGTCCCCGGCTCCCTCGCAGGACTGGATGGGGCCGCCCGGCCCCGGTAG